In Drosophila pseudoobscura strain MV-25-SWS-2005 chromosome 4, UCI_Dpse_MV25, whole genome shotgun sequence, the following proteins share a genomic window:
- the Traf4 gene encoding TNF receptor-associated factor 4 isoform X5, producing MGSLVFCIHHKQGCKWSDELRKLKGHLNACKHDATQCPNKCGAQIPRIMMTDHLQYTCTMRRTRCEFCQSEFSGAGLEEHNGSCGQEPVYCEAKCGQRVLRGRMTLHKSKDCAKRLRRCAHCQREFSADTLPLHAAQCPRAPLACPQRCDAGPIARGELEAHLRDECQSLAVACSFKEAGCRFKGPRQMLEAHLESNAAAHLSLMVALSSRQGQQIQMLKSAVSKLSINYTGTLLWKITDWSAKMTEARGKDGLELVSPPFYTSQYGYKLQASMFLNGNGPGENTHVSVYIKVLPGEYDALLKWPFSHSITFTLFEQGAQSGQGGVAESFVPDPTWENFQRPSNEPDQLGFGFPRFISHELLHSRPFIKDNTVFLRVKVDPSKIVSV from the coding sequence ATGGGCTCCCTGGTGTTCTGCATCCACCACAAACAGGGCTGCAAGTGGTCCGATGAGCTCCGCAAGCTAAAGGGCCATCTCAATGCCTGTAAGCACGATGCCACACAATGCCCCAACAAGTGCGGCGCCCAGATCCCACGGATCATGATGACCGATCATCTGCAGTACACCTGCACAATGAGGCGCACGCGGTGCGAGTTCTGTCAGAGCGAGTTCTCTGGCGCCGGGCTGGAGGAACACAACGGTAGCTGTGGCCAGGAGCCAGTCTACTGTGAAGCCAAGTGCGGACAGAGAGTTCTGCGCGGGCGGATGACCCTCCACAAGTCGAAGGACTGTGCGAAACGTCTCCGCCGCTGTGCCCATTGCCAGCGCGAGTTCTCGGCGGACACACTTCCGCTTCATGCGGCCCAGTGCCCAAGGGCTCCATTGGCTTGTCCGCAGCGCTGCGATGCGGGTCCGATTGCCCGCGGAGAGCTGGAGGCGCATCTGCGCGATGAGTGCCAGTCGCTGGCTGTGGCCTGTAGCTTCAAGGAGGCTGGATGCCGCTTCAAGGGCCCACGGCAGATGCTGGAGGCGCACCTGGAGAGCAATGCGGCGGCTCATCTGTCGCTGATGGTAGCGCTGAGCTCGCGCCAGGGCCAGCAGATCCAGATGCTGAAGTCGGCAGTGTCCAAGCTGTCCATCAACTACACGGGCACCCTGCTGTGGAAGATCACCGACTGGTCGGCCAAGATGACCGAGGCGCGGGGCAAGGACGGCCTCGAGTTGGTCTCGCCGCCCTTCTACACCTCCCAGTACGGCTACAAGCTGCAAGCCTCCATGTTCCTCAATGGCAACGGACCCGGCGAGAACACCCACGTCTCTGTGTACATTAAGGTGCTGCCCGGAGAGTACGATGCTCTTTTGAAGTGGCCCTTCTCGCACTCCATCACGTTCACGCTGTTCGAGCAGGGCGCCCAGAGCGGCCAAGGGGGCGTGGCCGAGTCCTTTGTACCCGATCCCACTTGGGAGAACTTCCAGCGACCCTCCAACGAGCCCGACCAGCTGGGCTTCGGATTCCCCCGCTTCATCTCGCACGAACTGCTGCACAGTCGACCCTTCATCAAGGACAATACCGTCTTTCTGCGCGTGAAGGTGGATCCCAGCAAAATTGTGTCCGTCTAG
- the Traf4 gene encoding TNF receptor-associated factor 4 isoform X4 encodes MGFWQRFGKFQSKIYPGPDPKHIMGSLVFCIHHKQGCKWSDELRKLKGHLNACKHDATQCPNKCGAQIPRIMMTDHLQYTCTMRRTRCEFCQSEFSGAGLEEHNGSCGQEPVYCEAKCGQRVLRGRMTLHKSKDCAKRLRRCAHCQREFSADTLPLHAAQCPRAPLACPQRCDAGPIARGELEAHLRDECQSLAVACSFKEAGCRFKGPRQMLEAHLESNAAAHLSLMVALSSRQGQQIQMLKSAVSKLSINYTGTLLWKITDWSAKMTEARGKDGLELVSPPFYTSQYGYKLQASMFLNGNGPGENTHVSVYIKVLPGEYDALLKWPFSHSITFTLFEQGAQSGQGGVAESFVPDPTWENFQRPSNEPDQLGFGFPRFISHELLHSRPFIKDNTVFLRVKVDPSKIVSV; translated from the exons ATGGGTTTTTGGCAACGATTTGGAAAATTTCAAAGCAAA ATCTATCCCGGTCCAGATCCCAAGCACATCATGGGCTCCCTGGTGTTCTGCATCCACCACAAACAGGGCTGCAAGTGGTCCGATGAGCTCCGCAAGCTAAAGGGCCATCTCAATGCCTGTAAGCACGATGCCACACAATGCCCCAACAAGTGCGGCGCCCAGATCCCACGGATCATGATGACCGATCATCTGCAGTACACCTGCACAATGAGGCGCACGCGGTGCGAGTTCTGTCAGAGCGAGTTCTCTGGCGCCGGGCTGGAGGAACACAACGGTAGCTGTGGCCAGGAGCCAGTCTACTGTGAAGCCAAGTGCGGACAGAGAGTTCTGCGCGGGCGGATGACCCTCCACAAGTCGAAGGACTGTGCGAAACGTCTCCGCCGCTGTGCCCATTGCCAGCGCGAGTTCTCGGCGGACACACTTCCGCTTCATGCGGCCCAGTGCCCAAGGGCTCCATTGGCTTGTCCGCAGCGCTGCGATGCGGGTCCGATTGCCCGCGGAGAGCTGGAGGCGCATCTGCGCGATGAGTGCCAGTCGCTGGCTGTGGCCTGTAGCTTCAAGGAGGCTGGATGCCGCTTCAAGGGCCCACGGCAGATGCTGGAGGCGCACCTGGAGAGCAATGCGGCGGCTCATCTGTCGCTGATGGTAGCGCTGAGCTCGCGCCAGGGCCAGCAGATCCAGATGCTGAAGTCGGCAGTGTCCAAGCTGTCCATCAACTACACGGGCACCCTGCTGTGGAAGATCACCGACTGGTCGGCCAAGATGACCGAGGCGCGGGGCAAGGACGGCCTCGAGTTGGTCTCGCCGCCCTTCTACACCTCCCAGTACGGCTACAAGCTGCAAGCCTCCATGTTCCTCAATGGCAACGGACCCGGCGAGAACACCCACGTCTCTGTGTACATTAAGGTGCTGCCCGGAGAGTACGATGCTCTTTTGAAGTGGCCCTTCTCGCACTCCATCACGTTCACGCTGTTCGAGCAGGGCGCCCAGAGCGGCCAAGGGGGCGTGGCCGAGTCCTTTGTACCCGATCCCACTTGGGAGAACTTCCAGCGACCCTCCAACGAGCCCGACCAGCTGGGCTTCGGATTCCCCCGCTTCATCTCGCACGAACTGCTGCACAGTCGACCCTTCATCAAGGACAATACCGTCTTTCTGCGCGTGAAGGTGGATCCCAGCAAAATTGTGTCCGTCTAG
- the Traf4 gene encoding TNF receptor-associated factor 4 isoform X3, producing MCKIVDGFFPLRTTVNERNKEEKQGAKQIYPGPDPKHIMGSLVFCIHHKQGCKWSDELRKLKGHLNACKHDATQCPNKCGAQIPRIMMTDHLQYTCTMRRTRCEFCQSEFSGAGLEEHNGSCGQEPVYCEAKCGQRVLRGRMTLHKSKDCAKRLRRCAHCQREFSADTLPLHAAQCPRAPLACPQRCDAGPIARGELEAHLRDECQSLAVACSFKEAGCRFKGPRQMLEAHLESNAAAHLSLMVALSSRQGQQIQMLKSAVSKLSINYTGTLLWKITDWSAKMTEARGKDGLELVSPPFYTSQYGYKLQASMFLNGNGPGENTHVSVYIKVLPGEYDALLKWPFSHSITFTLFEQGAQSGQGGVAESFVPDPTWENFQRPSNEPDQLGFGFPRFISHELLHSRPFIKDNTVFLRVKVDPSKIVSV from the coding sequence ATCTATCCCGGTCCAGATCCCAAGCACATCATGGGCTCCCTGGTGTTCTGCATCCACCACAAACAGGGCTGCAAGTGGTCCGATGAGCTCCGCAAGCTAAAGGGCCATCTCAATGCCTGTAAGCACGATGCCACACAATGCCCCAACAAGTGCGGCGCCCAGATCCCACGGATCATGATGACCGATCATCTGCAGTACACCTGCACAATGAGGCGCACGCGGTGCGAGTTCTGTCAGAGCGAGTTCTCTGGCGCCGGGCTGGAGGAACACAACGGTAGCTGTGGCCAGGAGCCAGTCTACTGTGAAGCCAAGTGCGGACAGAGAGTTCTGCGCGGGCGGATGACCCTCCACAAGTCGAAGGACTGTGCGAAACGTCTCCGCCGCTGTGCCCATTGCCAGCGCGAGTTCTCGGCGGACACACTTCCGCTTCATGCGGCCCAGTGCCCAAGGGCTCCATTGGCTTGTCCGCAGCGCTGCGATGCGGGTCCGATTGCCCGCGGAGAGCTGGAGGCGCATCTGCGCGATGAGTGCCAGTCGCTGGCTGTGGCCTGTAGCTTCAAGGAGGCTGGATGCCGCTTCAAGGGCCCACGGCAGATGCTGGAGGCGCACCTGGAGAGCAATGCGGCGGCTCATCTGTCGCTGATGGTAGCGCTGAGCTCGCGCCAGGGCCAGCAGATCCAGATGCTGAAGTCGGCAGTGTCCAAGCTGTCCATCAACTACACGGGCACCCTGCTGTGGAAGATCACCGACTGGTCGGCCAAGATGACCGAGGCGCGGGGCAAGGACGGCCTCGAGTTGGTCTCGCCGCCCTTCTACACCTCCCAGTACGGCTACAAGCTGCAAGCCTCCATGTTCCTCAATGGCAACGGACCCGGCGAGAACACCCACGTCTCTGTGTACATTAAGGTGCTGCCCGGAGAGTACGATGCTCTTTTGAAGTGGCCCTTCTCGCACTCCATCACGTTCACGCTGTTCGAGCAGGGCGCCCAGAGCGGCCAAGGGGGCGTGGCCGAGTCCTTTGTACCCGATCCCACTTGGGAGAACTTCCAGCGACCCTCCAACGAGCCCGACCAGCTGGGCTTCGGATTCCCCCGCTTCATCTCGCACGAACTGCTGCACAGTCGACCCTTCATCAAGGACAATACCGTCTTTCTGCGCGTGAAGGTGGATCCCAGCAAAATTGTGTCCGTCTAG